In Sedimentibacter sp. MB31-C6, one genomic interval encodes:
- a CDS encoding SLOG family protein, whose protein sequence is MEIKFETSKTCCFTGHRPQNLPFWYNENSINYLKMKNILKKSIVQLIKTYDVNHFISGMALGVDQYAAEIVLELKKQYPQITLECAIPCETQAIKWTETQRDRYFSIIEHCDKETLLQKHYTFDCMEKRNEYMVNSSSFVIAVCSGKPSGTYKTIILAKFLGKYIIVIDPFTLEVTTINS, encoded by the coding sequence ATGGAGATTAAATTCGAAACATCTAAAACATGTTGCTTCACTGGACACAGACCGCAAAATTTACCTTTTTGGTATAATGAGAATAGTATCAATTATTTGAAAATGAAAAATATTCTTAAGAAATCAATTGTGCAGTTAATTAAAACTTATGATGTTAATCATTTTATTAGTGGTATGGCACTGGGAGTTGATCAATATGCTGCTGAAATTGTTTTAGAACTAAAGAAACAATATCCACAGATAACCTTAGAATGTGCAATACCTTGTGAAACTCAAGCAATAAAATGGACAGAAACTCAACGTGACAGATACTTTTCTATTATTGAACATTGTGATAAAGAGACTCTACTTCAAAAGCATTACACTTTTGACTGTATGGAAAAACGCAATGAATATATGGTTAATAGTAGCAGCTTTGTGATTGCAGTATGTAGCGGAAAACCTAGTGGTACTTACAAAACTATTATATTAGCTAAATTTTTAGGTAAATATATTATAGTTATTGACCCGTTTACATTAGAAGTTACTACAATTAATAGCTAA
- a CDS encoding rhodanese-like domain-containing protein, whose product MDNNKTGLKDTAYKKISAEEAKNIIDSEDVIILDVRTPEEYNGGHIENAVLLPVTEIPDKAEEILPDKDSKILVYCRSGNRSATAAKDLINMGYTNVYNFGGIMSWPYDIVK is encoded by the coding sequence ATGGATAATAATAAAACAGGTTTAAAAGACACAGCTTATAAAAAAATTAGCGCAGAGGAAGCAAAAAATATAATTGACAGTGAAGATGTTATTATATTGGATGTTCGAACACCAGAGGAATACAATGGTGGTCATATTGAAAATGCAGTATTGCTGCCAGTAACAGAAATCCCAGACAAGGCAGAGGAAATTCTTCCTGACAAAGACTCTAAAATACTTGTATATTGCAGAAGCGGAAACAGAAGTGCTACTGCAGCTAAGGATTTAATTAACATGGGTTATACTAATGTATATAATTTTGGGGGAATAATGTCCTGGCCATATGATATTGTAAAATAA
- a CDS encoding EFR1 family ferrodoxin (N-terminal region resembles flavodoxins. C-terminal ferrodoxin region binds two 4Fe-4S clusters.), whose translation MIYWFSSTGNSEHIAMRLAELLNEITIEINHNTEIEKNSKMIFVIPLYFWTLPIIVRNLFDRNSWVYNEEVIVVFTCGGYIGTADRDVKNLVHPANSLVYQLPMQTNYIVWHKLDDDKTVCDKLEKADVELESIASQIKSSISTYHSPFYLMPLGKIFKTLYEKQRRTKLFYTTDKCISCKLCEIGCPDQAIHLIDGKPQWIKNKCQHCLKCIHRCPKQAIEYGKNTVGKRRYINKDKG comes from the coding sequence ATGATTTATTGGTTTAGTTCTACAGGGAACAGTGAACATATAGCAATGCGTTTGGCAGAATTGTTAAATGAAATAACTATAGAAATTAATCATAATACAGAAATAGAAAAGAATTCTAAGATGATTTTTGTAATCCCTTTATATTTTTGGACCTTACCAATTATAGTGCGGAATCTTTTTGACAGAAATTCTTGGGTTTATAATGAAGAAGTGATTGTTGTTTTTACATGTGGTGGTTATATTGGAACAGCCGATAGAGATGTGAAAAACCTAGTTCATCCAGCAAATTCGTTAGTTTATCAACTTCCTATGCAAACAAACTATATTGTTTGGCATAAATTAGATGATGATAAAACAGTGTGCGATAAATTAGAAAAAGCGGATGTTGAATTAGAATCAATAGCATCACAAATTAAGTCCTCTATTTCAACTTATCATAGTCCTTTTTACTTAATGCCACTTGGTAAGATATTTAAAACATTATATGAAAAACAAAGAAGAACAAAGCTATTTTATACAACTGATAAATGTATATCTTGCAAGCTTTGTGAAATTGGATGTCCAGATCAAGCAATCCATTTAATAGATGGAAAACCACAATGGATAAAGAACAAGTGCCAACACTGTCTTAAATGTATTCATCGCTGTCCGAAACAAGCGATTGAGTATGGGAAGAACACTGTGGGGAAAAGACGTTATATTAACAAAGATAAAGGATAG
- a CDS encoding Abi family protein, translated as MDNVKSINSLMAYMRDKHNIAINGSSQKIKLKNIGYYHGYKGYRYITNPSNRIPYTDFNEILAINNFDMKLKANIYSQIMFIETALKNYVLEVVLDKSNSSSFNTIYNKLLTDYKSYSVGSNNYKDSLSRRLRLQDKIYSTLTKSYSNDKKVVVHFYNKDANVPIWAIFEVLSLGEFGSFVSCLDRSVKKQISMNLGLNQACDSNGKLTQSIIYTLKDLRNSVAHNDVIFDTRFKSGYINGSLTSCVQQSTGITNITFDSIVDYIILISYMLKILNVSKTEINNFINEFVNSVENLRKLIPINIYNRIIHTDTRNKIIALKQYIKL; from the coding sequence ATGGATAATGTAAAGAGTATAAACTCATTAATGGCGTATATGAGAGACAAACATAATATTGCTATAAATGGAAGCTCACAAAAAATTAAACTTAAGAATATAGGGTATTACCATGGATATAAAGGGTATCGATATATTACAAATCCATCAAACAGAATACCATACACCGATTTTAATGAGATATTGGCGATTAACAACTTTGACATGAAACTAAAAGCTAATATATATTCTCAGATAATGTTTATTGAAACAGCGTTAAAAAATTATGTATTGGAAGTGGTATTAGATAAATCAAACAGCAGTAGTTTTAATACTATCTATAATAAATTATTAACGGATTATAAAAGCTACAGTGTTGGATCTAATAATTATAAAGATTCTTTATCTCGTAGACTTAGACTGCAAGATAAAATTTACAGCACCTTAACAAAAAGCTATAGTAATGACAAAAAAGTTGTTGTCCATTTTTACAATAAGGATGCGAATGTACCAATATGGGCAATTTTTGAAGTTTTAAGTCTCGGAGAGTTCGGATCATTTGTTTCTTGCTTAGATAGAAGTGTTAAAAAACAAATATCTATGAACTTAGGACTAAACCAAGCGTGTGACTCTAATGGTAAGCTAACCCAATCAATAATATATACATTAAAAGACCTAAGAAACTCTGTAGCTCATAATGACGTTATTTTTGACACTAGATTTAAGAGTGGTTATATAAACGGTTCTCTTACTTCATGCGTGCAACAATCTACAGGAATAACTAATATTACTTTTGACAGTATTGTCGACTATATTATTTTAATTTCATATATGTTGAAGATATTAAATGTGTCTAAAACTGAAATAAACAATTTTATAAATGAGTTTGTTAATTCGGTTGAAAACCTAAGAAAACTAATTCCGATAAATATATACAATAGAATCATTCATACAGATACTAGAAACAAGATAATTGCTTTAAAGCAATATATTAAGTTATAA